The Desulfobacterales bacterium DNA segment GGAAGGCTGTTTGTCCTGCCTGCGGCAGCGAGGATCTGGCCAAGCAGATGTCCACCTTTGCCCATCGGACCGCGGGCGGATCCGGCGGACCGGGTTCGGGCCCCGGCTGTGGGGGCTGCACCAGCTCAAACTGCTCCAGTT contains these protein-coding regions:
- a CDS encoding zinc ribbon domain-containing protein; amino-acid sequence: MPLYDYICRACGKEFEILMIGTRKAVCPACGSEDLAKQMSTFAHRTAGGSGGPGSGPGCGGCTSSNCSSCH